A window from Brucella sp. BE17 encodes these proteins:
- a CDS encoding ammonium transporter yields MLITKRLKQTAFATLPALLVLASSAIAQDAEPAPTLDTGDTAWMLTSTALVLMMTIPGLALFYGGMVRKKNVLSTVMQSFAVTCLMSVLWMVAGYSLAFTDGGSLNAYIGGFSKAFFSGVTMDSLSDTIPEYLFIVFQMTFAIITPALIAGSFAERMKFSSMLVFLTLWLFIVYIPVAHWVWGGGFLGSDGVLDFAGGTVVHINAGVAGLVAALIIGKRDGYGQTNMAPHNLVLSVIGAALLWVGWFGFNAGSAGGANSLAAVAMLNTQVATAGAALAWMFAEWAISGKPSILGIISGAVAGLVAVTPAAGFVNPTGALILGIVAGAICYVAAVKIKHALGYDDSLDAFGVHGVGGFIGAVLTGVFADTAINAAGEGATVGKQFFGAAITVVYTAIATAIILYVVKAVMGLRPTKQAELEGLDIALHGESVQ; encoded by the coding sequence ATGCTCATAACAAAAAGATTAAAGCAAACGGCTTTTGCTACCCTGCCAGCGCTGCTCGTTCTGGCAAGCAGCGCAATAGCGCAGGACGCCGAGCCAGCCCCGACGCTTGATACAGGCGATACAGCGTGGATGCTGACCTCAACGGCGCTCGTGCTGATGATGACTATTCCTGGGCTGGCACTCTTTTATGGCGGCATGGTGCGCAAGAAAAACGTGCTTTCCACGGTGATGCAGAGTTTTGCCGTCACCTGCCTCATGTCGGTGTTGTGGATGGTTGCAGGCTATTCGCTGGCCTTTACCGATGGCGGCTCTCTCAACGCCTATATTGGCGGCTTCTCGAAAGCCTTCTTCTCCGGCGTGACGATGGATTCGCTTTCGGACACCATTCCTGAATATCTTTTCATCGTCTTTCAGATGACCTTTGCGATCATAACGCCTGCGCTCATTGCCGGCTCGTTTGCCGAGCGCATGAAGTTTTCCTCCATGCTGGTGTTTTTGACGCTTTGGCTATTCATCGTCTATATCCCGGTCGCACACTGGGTATGGGGCGGTGGTTTCCTGGGCTCCGACGGCGTTCTCGACTTTGCGGGCGGTACGGTCGTGCACATCAATGCCGGTGTCGCCGGTCTGGTGGCTGCCCTCATTATCGGCAAGCGCGATGGTTACGGCCAGACCAACATGGCGCCGCATAACCTCGTTCTCTCGGTCATCGGTGCTGCCCTTCTGTGGGTTGGCTGGTTCGGGTTCAATGCGGGTTCCGCTGGAGGTGCGAACTCGCTGGCTGCCGTTGCCATGCTCAATACGCAGGTTGCCACCGCTGGTGCCGCACTTGCCTGGATGTTTGCGGAATGGGCAATTTCCGGCAAGCCAAGCATTTTGGGCATTATTTCAGGTGCTGTGGCAGGTCTTGTTGCTGTCACGCCTGCCGCAGGCTTCGTCAATCCGACGGGCGCGTTGATCCTTGGCATCGTTGCCGGTGCGATCTGCTACGTTGCTGCTGTCAAGATCAAGCATGCGCTTGGCTATGACGATTCGCTCGATGCTTTTGGTGTGCATGGCGTTGGTGGCTTCATTGGAGCGGTTTTGACCGGCGTCTTTGCCGATACGGCGATCAATGCGGCTGGCGAAGGTGCAACCGTGGGCAAGCAGTTTTTCGGAGCAGCCATCACGGTTGTCTATACGGCGATTGCAACGGCGATCATTCTTTATGTCGTTAAGGCCGTCATGGGGCTACGTCCAACCAAACAGGCTGAACTCGAAGGTCTCGATATCGCCCTGCACGGCGAATCCGTTCAGTAA